Sequence from the Brevundimonas sp. SGAir0440 genome:
TCGCACCTGGACCGATTTGACCTCCTCGGCCATCGGACGGCTGTCCAGTCGGCGCAAGGACCAGGCGATGTCGGACGGGCCATACAGGGTGATGCCCTCGGCCGGTTCGCCGTCGCGACCGCCCCGTCCGATTTCCTGCCAATAGGCCTCCAGGCTGCCCGGCGGATCGGCGTGGATGACGAAGCGGACGTCGGCCTTGTCCACGCCCATGCCGAAAGCGATGGTCGCGACCATCACAGCGCCCTCTTCGGCCAGGAAGCGTTCCAGCCGGCGGTCGCGCTCCTTCGTATCCATGCCGGCGTGATAGGCGATGGCGTTGGTCCCCGCGTCGCGCAGCGCCTGGGCCACGCGGTCGCAGCCGTCGCGGCTGCCGCAATAGACGACGCCCGACTTGCCCCGCCGTTCGCGCACCAGTTCGATGACGCGGGCGTCGGTCTTGGCCCGAGACGCGCTCTCCTTGCGCTCGGCCGACAGTTGCAGATTCGGACGCGCGAAGCTGTCGACGAAGACCGTCGCCTCTTCCAGCCGCAGCGAGCGCAGAATGTCGTCGCGGGTGCGGGCGTCGGCGGTCGCCGTCACCGCGATGCGGGGCACGTCGGGGAACCGCTCGGCCAGCAGACCCAGGTTGCGATAGTCGGGGCGGAAGTCGTGACCCCACTGGGACACACAGTGGGCCTCGTCGATGGCGATCAGGCTGAGCGGCAGTTCCGCCAGCCGGTCCATCATGGCGCCCGCCGCCAGGCCTTCGGGCGAGACATAGAGCAGGTCCAGTTCCCCCGACCGCGCCGCCGCCCAGATGGCCGAACGCTCGTCCAGCGACACGCCGGAATCCAGCCGCGCCGCCGCGACGCCCTGCTGCTTCAACGCCTCGACCTGATCGGTCATCAGTGCGATCAGGGGCGACACCACCAGCCCCAGTCCGGGGCGCAGTATGGCCGGGATCTGATAGCAGACGCTCTTGCCGCCGCCGGTCGGCAGGACCGCCAGCACATCGCCGCCCGACAGGATTTGCTCGACCACCCGTCCTTGCAGCCCCCGAAAGTCGGCATGACCCCAGACACGCGCCAGCAACGCCCGCGCGTCGTTCAGGTCAGGCGTATCGGTGGTGGAGAACTGGGGGCGCGTGGCCGGCATCCTTAAGCTGTGCACTCTTTGTTCCCGAACAGAAGACGCCGCCGGCCGCGAAGGCGACCGGCGGCGGCGTCATAGGGGACGGGTTTAGTGGGCGGGCGCTTCGGCGAACTGGCCGCCGACGCGGTAGCGCCACAGATAGGACGGGGCGATCGCCGCCATGCCGGCCGGATGGTCGATGCCCAGATCGCTGAGGCCGAACGCATCGGCGGCGACCACATTGTCCTTCTCCAGCATCAGCACCTGATCGCGCGTCAGCGGCGGGGTCAGGCCGACGAACCGGCTCAGTTGCAGCAGCGAACCCAGGGGCTTGGCGACGATGAAGGGCACCGAAACCAGCATCCGGTCGCGGCCCGTCTCACGACGCACCAGCTCCAGCACCTCGCGGAAGGTGTAGAGGCTCGGCCCGCCCAGTTCATAGGTGCGGCCGGCCGCGTCCGCGCGGGTCACGCCGCGCGCGATGGCCTCGGCGACATCGCCGACATAGACCGGCTGGAACCGGGTCTCGCCGCCGCCGATCAGCGGCAGGGCCGGGGCCATCGTCGCCATGGCGGCGAAGCGATTGAGGAAGCTGTCGCCCGCGCCGAACACCAGCGACGGACGCAGGATCACCGCATCCGGATAGACGGCGCGCACGGCCGCCTCGGCCTGGGCCTTGGTGCGGCCATAGGCCGAAGGGCTGGCGGCGTCGGCGCCGATGGCCGAGATCTGGACCAGGCGCGCAACGCCCGCCGCCTTTGCGGCCTCGGCGATGGTCTTGGCCGCCTCGGTGTGAACGGCGTCGAAACCGCGCTTGCCGCCTGCGTCATGCAGCACGCCGACCAGATTGACGACGGCGTCCGCGCCGCGCACGGCCTGCGCCACATCCGCCGGGTTGGTGATGTCGCAGCGCATGAACTGGATCTGGCCGGGATCGCCCAGCGGCTGGATTTCGATCGCCAGGACCGGGTTGCGCACGGCGACCCGAATGCGCCAGCCGCGACGCGCCAGGGCGCGCACCGCCTGCGACCCGATAAAGCCCGAACCTCCGAAGAGGGTCACGACGCCGGGGGCGAGGTCAGCCATGGGGAAAGCTCCAGTCGAAATCCGTTTCGGCGGGATAGACGATAGGGCGCCGCACCGCAACGCGGGCCTTCACGGTCACGCTGGCGTTCGACGCGCGGCCGCCCATCTGAGGCGGATGAAGCTTTTCACCATTGGCTACGAGGGCGCGACCCAGGCCGACGTCATCGCGCGGCTGAAGACAGCCGGTGTGCAGACCCTGATCGATGTCCGCGCGGTCGCCGCGTCCCGCCGCGCCGGCTTTTCCAAGACGATCCTGGGCGAGAGCCTGAAGGCCGAAGGGATCGACTATGTCCACCTGCGCGGGCTGGGCACGCCCAAGGCGGGACGTGACGCGGCGCGCAAGGGCCGTGTCGACGAGATGCGCGCCATCTTCGCCGATCACTTGGCCGAGCCCCGGGCGCAGATCGAGTACGAGCGACTAAAGGCGCTGGCGGCCGACAAACCCGTCGCCTTGCTGTGCTTCGAGGCCGACCACGCCGGCTGCCACCGCGCCGTCCTGGCGGAACGACTGGCGGAGGAAACCGGCGCGGCGGTCGTGGATCTCTAGCCTTAAGGCCGTCCGACCAGCTGATCGACCGAACCGCTGGTGACCGGGTGATAGAGCGGCCGGGCCTCGGCGTAGATGCGCCGCGCGTTGCCCCGACCCCAGTCGCCCTCGTTCCACAGGGTCTGGAACAGCGGCAGGACGAACTTGCGACGGCCCTGGCTGGTCAGGAACTTCTCGGCCGTGGCCACAGACGGCTGATAGCGATGGGCCAGGGCGATCTGCAGCCAGGCGAAGGTCAGTTCGGCGTTGCCTTCGTTCGCCAGATTCAGCGTGCGCTCCAGATCGGCCAGCTGCGCGGTCGTCAGCCAGTCGGCCCCCGTCCGCAGACCCTCGGGACGCCAGCCCAGGAAGCGCTGCCGCTGCTGGGTGTTCCAGTCCGCCCACGGAATGGCCGAGGCCGGCCCCTTGTCCTTGAAGAAGGCCACGGCGGCCGCATCCACCGGCTCGAAGGCGTGGGACACCGGCGCGACGGCGTTGGACGGCAGGCCGGGCTGATAGACCCACGCGTCCATCTGCAGCTGGCTTTCCAGCGCCGCGTCGCCCTTGATCAGGTTGTCGCGGATGTCCTGCAGGAACATCGCCGTGGTCATGGGACGATAGGCGTTGCGGTCGAAATAGCCGCGCAACCACGCGTCGAACCGATCCCGCCCGACGGTGCGTTCGATGGTCCGCAGGAACAGGGCGCCCTTCTCATAGGCGATGTCGTTCATGCCGTCGTCGGGATCGCGGCCCTTCAGGTCCAGATGCAAGCGGGTGTCCGCCGCCGGCAGGGACTTCAGCGTGTCCTGAAGGCTGTCCCAGCCCAGCACCTGCTCCTGCATGGCGCGGTCATGGCCATAGACCGACTCCATGATCCGGTTCTCGAAATAGACGGTGAAACCCTCGTTCAGCCAGAAATCGTTCCAGGTCGCATTGGTGACCAGATTGCCCGACCAAGAGTGCGCCAGTTCGTGCGCGACCAGCGACACCAGCGAGCGATCGCCGGCGATGATGGTCGGGGTGGCGAAGGTCAGCTTCGGGTTCTCCATCCCGCCGAACGGGAAGGAGGGCGGCAGGACCAGAAGGTCGTAGCGGCCCCAGCGATACGGGCCGTACAGCTTCTCGGCCGCCGTCACCATCTGGGCGGTCGGCTCCAGCTCCCACTGGGCGGCGCGCAGGCGGCTGGGCTCGGTCCAGACCCCGGTGCGGCCGTCGAACGGCGCAAAGGCGATATCGCCGACGCCCAGCGCGATCAGATAGGGCGGGATCGGATTGTCCATCCGGAAGCGCCAGGTCTTCATCCCGTTTAAGGCCCGCTCGCCGTTGGGCGTCAGGTGATCGGCGCTCATGACCACCGTCAGGTCTTCAGGCGCGGTGATGCGGGCCGAATAGGTCTGGCGGATGCCGGGGCTGTCCTGGGTCGGCACCCAGGTGCGGGTCAGGATCGCCTGGCCCTGGCTGAACAGATAGGGCTTCTGTCCGCCCGCCGTCTGGCTGGGGTTCAGCCACTGCAGCGCCGCCGCATTCGGACGGGTGGAATAGCGGATGGTGATCTTGCGTCGCTCATTGGCGGCGAAGGCCGGGAAATAGACCGTCAGCGGCTGGCCCAGGATCGGGTCGCTGTCGCCGACGACATAGCGCAGCGGCTGGCCCGCCGCGTCGCGCACATCCTGAATGTCCAGATCGCGGATATCCAGCACGATCTCGTTGGCGCCCGGGATCGCCAGGATGTCCAGGGTCGCCGTGCCCGCCAGGGTCTTGGCGTTGAAGTCGGCGGTCAGGTCCAAGGCCACATCGACGACGCGGGCGATCTCGGGCCGGGCGTGGGTGTGGACGTCCACCGCCTCGGGACCGGGCGCCGGGGCGATGGCGGGCGGGGTCATGGCCGACCCTCCCGTCGTGGTGGAGCAGGCGCTCAGACCCATGGCGGCGGCCAGGGCGAGGGCGGAGACGAGACCGAGCGCTTTGCGCGTCATCGAGGTTTTCCTGGGCTGATCTTACGATTGGCCCGGAGAACGCGCGGAAACGCGAAAAAGATCAAGCCTTGGCGGCGACCGGCGCGTGATGGGCCCGGAACAGCCGTCCCCGCTCGGCGAACAGCACCCAGCCCAAGGCGACCAAGCCAAAGACGGTGAAGCCGACCGACATCGGAATGGTCGTGCCGTTGAACTGTTGGCCCACCGCAAAGCCCAGCAGCGAGCCGACGATGGTGGAGACGAACCCCTGGATCGAGGCCGCCGTGCCCGCGATCTTGCCCATCGTCTCCATGGCCATTGATCCAAAATTGCCCGCGATCAGGCCGAAACAGAACATGGTCAGGGTCTGCAGCATCGCAAAGGTCCAGATTGATTCATGACCGCTGATCGCCACCCCTGCATGGATGGCCGCGATGCTGGTGAAGCCGATCAGGGCCGTGTGCGAAATCTTGCGCGAACCCAGCTTCACCACC
This genomic interval carries:
- a CDS encoding complex I NDUFA9 subunit family protein; amino-acid sequence: MADLAPGVVTLFGGSGFIGSQAVRALARRGWRIRVAVRNPVLAIEIQPLGDPGQIQFMRCDITNPADVAQAVRGADAVVNLVGVLHDAGGKRGFDAVHTEAAKTIAEAAKAAGVARLVQISAIGADAASPSAYGRTKAQAEAAVRAVYPDAVILRPSLVFGAGDSFLNRFAAMATMAPALPLIGGGETRFQPVYVGDVAEAIARGVTRADAAGRTYELGGPSLYTFREVLELVRRETGRDRMLVSVPFIVAKPLGSLLQLSRFVGLTPPLTRDQVLMLEKDNVVAADAFGLSDLGIDHPAGMAAIAPSYLWRYRVGGQFAEAPAH
- a CDS encoding DUF488 family protein, with amino-acid sequence MKLFTIGYEGATQADVIARLKTAGVQTLIDVRAVAASRRAGFSKTILGESLKAEGIDYVHLRGLGTPKAGRDAARKGRVDEMRAIFADHLAEPRAQIEYERLKALAADKPVALLCFEADHAGCHRAVLAERLAEETGAAVVDL
- the recQ gene encoding DNA helicase RecQ, whose protein sequence is MPATRPQFSTTDTPDLNDARALLARVWGHADFRGLQGRVVEQILSGGDVLAVLPTGGGKSVCYQIPAILRPGLGLVVSPLIALMTDQVEALKQQGVAAARLDSGVSLDERSAIWAAARSGELDLLYVSPEGLAAGAMMDRLAELPLSLIAIDEAHCVSQWGHDFRPDYRNLGLLAERFPDVPRIAVTATADARTRDDILRSLRLEEATVFVDSFARPNLQLSAERKESASRAKTDARVIELVRERRGKSGVVYCGSRDGCDRVAQALRDAGTNAIAYHAGMDTKERDRRLERFLAEEGAVMVATIAFGMGVDKADVRFVIHADPPGSLEAYWQEIGRGGRDGEPAEGITLYGPSDIAWSLRRLDSRPMAEEVKSVQVRKTRQLFAMLDGAVCRAQAVRRYFGEHDAQPCGVCDICGDPPQLYDATVPAQKALAAVQRLGGRFGRGRVVDHLTARTKDVQPWEQQLSTWGIGREISLNSWREIVDHLLFEGLLVEDPNDGKPLVGLGDPEAVRAVYRGERQIEVRRAPLRADTAPRRRDRSGEGRNAALETMDADVRARFEALRAWRRDRASEQHVPPYVIFQDRTLLEIAHAEPGDLNSLGAISGVGQSKLDRYGKGVLEALAAL
- a CDS encoding M1 family metallopeptidase, with amino-acid sequence MTRKALGLVSALALAAAMGLSACSTTTGGSAMTPPAIAPAPGPEAVDVHTHARPEIARVVDVALDLTADFNAKTLAGTATLDILAIPGANEIVLDIRDLDIQDVRDAAGQPLRYVVGDSDPILGQPLTVYFPAFAANERRKITIRYSTRPNAAALQWLNPSQTAGGQKPYLFSQGQAILTRTWVPTQDSPGIRQTYSARITAPEDLTVVMSADHLTPNGERALNGMKTWRFRMDNPIPPYLIALGVGDIAFAPFDGRTGVWTEPSRLRAAQWELEPTAQMVTAAEKLYGPYRWGRYDLLVLPPSFPFGGMENPKLTFATPTIIAGDRSLVSLVAHELAHSWSGNLVTNATWNDFWLNEGFTVYFENRIMESVYGHDRAMQEQVLGWDSLQDTLKSLPAADTRLHLDLKGRDPDDGMNDIAYEKGALFLRTIERTVGRDRFDAWLRGYFDRNAYRPMTTAMFLQDIRDNLIKGDAALESQLQMDAWVYQPGLPSNAVAPVSHAFEPVDAAAVAFFKDKGPASAIPWADWNTQQRQRFLGWRPEGLRTGADWLTTAQLADLERTLNLANEGNAELTFAWLQIALAHRYQPSVATAEKFLTSQGRRKFVLPLFQTLWNEGDWGRGNARRIYAEARPLYHPVTSGSVDQLVGRP